In one window of Henckelia pumila isolate YLH828 chromosome 1, ASM3356847v2, whole genome shotgun sequence DNA:
- the LOC140874029 gene encoding uncharacterized protein, which translates to MQAEEADPDTTLITGCMFCEAFIRKRGIECEELFGGFTVTIPSGEELSTRNIVKNLELLLQGKLVSADLIVFPMLEFDMILGMDWMMKNAVMIDFQQRSVMVRLEGEEPFWFETANGSRRTQIIYFMQAKQLVHDGGEAFLASISLTELPPHSDISDVDVFRDFEDVFPGNVASIPPDREVEFSIYLVLDTVPISKAPYRLAPMEMKELKEQI; encoded by the exons atgcaggccgaggaggctgATCCTGATACCACGCTCATCACAG GTTGCATGTTTTGT GAGGCTTTTATCCGCAAGCGGGGTATTGAGTGTGAAGAGCTGTTTGGTGGATTCACAGTGACCATCCCATCGGGGGAAGAACTGTCCACGAGGAATATAGTGAAGAATCTTGAGCTCTTGTTGCAAGGGAAATTAGTGAGTGCAGATCTGATAGTTTTTCCCATGCTTGAGTTTGACATGATACTTGGGATGGACTGGATGATGAAGAATGCTGTGATGATTGACTTCCAACAGAGATCAGTGATGGTCAGACTGGAGGGAgaagaaccattttggtttgagACTGCTAATGGTTCGAGGAGGACTCAGATTATATATTTCATGCAAGCTAAGCAGTTGGTGCATGATGGAGGTGAGGCATTCTTAGCCAGTATATCTTTGACAGAGTTGCCACCCCATTCAGATATTTCAGATGTGGACGTTTTCAGagattttgaggatgtgtttcCAGGCAATGTTGCAAGTATTCCGCCTGATAGAGAAGTCGAGTTCTCTATTTACTTGGTACTGGATACTGTGccaatctctaaggcaccgtatagATTGGCTCCTATGGAAATGAAAGAACTAAAAGAGCAAATTTAA